The following nucleotide sequence is from Trueperaceae bacterium.
CATTTTGGGTTAGGGTATATAGCTAGTGATTAGTTACATTCTTCGGCGATTAATTTACATGGTCATATTGTTGCTGGCGCTTTCGGTAGTAACGTTCGCGCTTATTGAACTACCTCCCGGAGATTACGCAACGACGTTTGTTGAGCAGTTGAGGCAGCGGGGTGTGATACTCGATGACGCGCAGATTGAGGAGCTAAGGTACCGGTTTGGCCTTGGGCGACCGTTCTACGTTAAATACTGGAATTGGTTCTCTAACTTCGTACAGGGAGACATGGGCGAATCGTTTCAATACAACGTAGCGGTAACTAGATTGATAGGAGAAAGGATAGGGCTAACTATCGCTCTTTCCCTCACGACTTTATTTCTTGCGTATGGCCTGGCTATACCGATAGGTGTGTATTCTGCGGTAAGGCAGTACTCTATCGGGGATTATATTTTCACTATTTTGGGTTTTATTGGTCTGGCTACACCTAACTTCCTGTTAGCGCTAATCCTAATGTTTTTGACTTATAAGTTTTTTGGTTGGAGCGTAGGTGGTCTATTCTCACCCGAATACCTACTTGCGCCTTGGTCTTGGGCAAAGGTAGTAGATCTCCTAAAACATTTGCCCGTTCCGATTCTAGTCGTCGGTACTGCAGGGACCGCAGAATTAATCAGGATTATGCGTAGCACCCTATTAGATGAACTTGGTAAGCAGTATGTAGTTACGGCTCGAGTTAAGGGACTAAAAGAAGGGCGCTTGAGAATCAAGTACCCGATCCGTATGGCTATTAATCCGCTTGTCAGTACGGTTGGTTATCTTCTTCCTGCAATTATTTCCGGAGAGACTTTGGTGGCTATTGTTTTGAGTCTTCCTACTATCGGCCCATTATTATTGGCAGCACTTCTTGCCCAAGACCAGTTTCTTGCTGGGAGTGTCATTATGATTTTGGGTGCACTTGGAATCGTTGGCACCTTGGTTTCTGACATTCTATTAGTTGTTGTTGACCCGAGAATCCGATTTGAAGCG
It contains:
- a CDS encoding ABC transporter permease, with the protein product MISYILRRLIYMVILLLALSVVTFALIELPPGDYATTFVEQLRQRGVILDDAQIEELRYRFGLGRPFYVKYWNWFSNFVQGDMGESFQYNVAVTRLIGERIGLTIALSLTTLFLAYGLAIPIGVYSAVRQYSIGDYIFTILGFIGLATPNFLLALILMFLTYKFFGWSVGGLFSPEYLLAPWSWAKVVDLLKHLPVPILVVGTAGTAELIRIMRSTLLDELGKQYVVTARVKGLKEGRLRIKYPIRMAINPLVSTVGYLLPAIISGETLVAIVLSLPTIGPLLLAALLAQDQFLAGSVIMILGALGIVGTLVSDILLVVVDPRIRFEAGEA